One genomic region from Candidatus Microthrix parvicella Bio17-1 encodes:
- a CDS encoding DEAD/DEAH box helicase, with protein sequence MATRIRLRPWQHQALEKFNASERVDFLAVATPGAGKTTFALAAATQYLAATKGRRLVVVAPTQHLKTQWADAAARFGLHLDPAWSAREGSLPGDVHGIVTTYQQVATSSAELARLAPGAFVVFDEVHHAGDDRAWGTAIIAAFADAGRRLSLSGTPFRSDVTPIPFVSYHLDEAQPDFEYGYGDALADRGVVRPLFFPRIGGFMEWVAPDGATVAATFDDELTREHANQRLRVALSLEGDWMPTVLAQANERLQALRQVHPEAGGLVIAMDQAHATGIADLLRRLGTRAVVAVSDDPDASDRIARFAESSEPWIVAVRMVSEGVDIPRLRIGVFATNTSTELFFRQAMGRLVRWTRGVPRQKAWCFLPDDPRLRSHADSLATQRRHSLARRRRDDDDDRVDEPAFDSPDGGDEADQMSLFAVIGAVAQHEPEAAAGVFADDDDDFDIDGDDDAGVDLELVAPPTPDGKVRNALGSPGTAPEKTARQRRNDLRDSNAALARDLARRANMTHAQVNRELNRLSGVTRISEATESQLQRRLDEAKKWSRSVR encoded by the coding sequence ATGGCGACACGCATACGGCTGCGGCCTTGGCAGCACCAGGCACTGGAGAAGTTCAACGCGTCGGAACGCGTCGACTTCTTGGCCGTGGCCACGCCGGGGGCGGGCAAGACCACCTTTGCGCTGGCGGCAGCCACGCAGTACCTGGCGGCCACCAAGGGCAGACGCCTGGTGGTGGTGGCGCCCACCCAGCACCTCAAGACTCAATGGGCCGATGCGGCCGCCCGCTTCGGCCTGCACCTCGACCCGGCCTGGTCGGCGCGGGAGGGCAGCCTGCCCGGCGACGTGCATGGCATCGTCACCACCTACCAACAGGTGGCCACCAGTTCGGCCGAACTGGCGCGCCTGGCTCCGGGCGCGTTCGTCGTCTTTGACGAGGTGCACCACGCCGGCGATGATCGGGCATGGGGCACTGCGATCATCGCGGCGTTCGCCGATGCAGGACGCCGCCTGTCGCTGTCTGGCACGCCATTTCGTTCTGACGTCACGCCGATCCCGTTCGTCAGCTACCACCTCGATGAGGCCCAGCCCGACTTCGAGTACGGCTACGGCGACGCGTTGGCCGACCGGGGTGTGGTGCGGCCGTTGTTCTTTCCCCGCATCGGCGGATTTATGGAGTGGGTGGCTCCGGATGGGGCGACTGTGGCCGCCACGTTCGATGACGAACTGACGAGGGAGCACGCCAACCAGCGGTTGCGCGTGGCCTTGTCGCTGGAGGGCGATTGGATGCCCACCGTGCTGGCCCAGGCCAACGAGCGCCTGCAGGCCCTTCGCCAGGTGCACCCGGAGGCGGGTGGTCTGGTCATCGCCATGGACCAGGCCCACGCCACCGGCATCGCCGACCTGCTTCGGCGGCTGGGCACCCGGGCGGTGGTGGCGGTATCGGACGACCCCGATGCGTCCGACCGCATTGCCCGTTTCGCCGAGAGCAGCGAGCCGTGGATCGTGGCGGTGCGCATGGTGTCCGAGGGCGTGGACATCCCGCGGCTGCGGATCGGCGTGTTCGCCACCAACACCTCCACCGAATTGTTCTTTCGTCAAGCGATGGGGCGGCTGGTGCGCTGGACCAGAGGTGTACCCCGGCAGAAGGCCTGGTGCTTCCTCCCCGACGATCCCAGGTTGCGCTCCCACGCCGACTCGTTGGCCACCCAGCGGCGTCACAGCCTGGCCCGTCGACGCCGGGATGATGACGACGACCGGGTCGATGAGCCCGCATTCGACTCGCCCGACGGTGGCGATGAGGCCGATCAGATGTCGTTGTTCGCCGTGATCGGTGCGGTCGCTCAGCATGAACCTGAGGCCGCCGCCGGCGTGTTTGCAGATGATGACGACGACTTCGACATCGACGGTGACGACGACGCCGGGGTCGACCTGGAGTTGGTGGCGCCACCGACTCCCGACGGCAAGGTACGCAACGCGTTGGGCTCCCCCGGAACGGCCCCGGAGAAGACCGCCCGGCAGCGCCGCAACGACCTGCGCGACAGCAATGCCGCCCTGGCGCGCGATCTGGCACGCCGGGCCAACATGACCCACGCCCAGGTCAACCGTGAGCTCAACCGGCTGTCGGGCGTCACCCGCATTTCGGAGGCCACCGAGAGCCAGTTGCAGCGTCGTCTGGACGAGGCCAAAAAGTGGAGCCGCAGCGTGCGCTGA